AGCGGCTGCACTCCTGCATCGCGGTGAGCGCGCCGGCGCGCGACTTCGTCAGCCGCTACTTCGCGGGCGACTACCACGTCGTGCCCAACGGCATCGACACCTCGCGCTTCCGGGCAGGGCTCGAGCCGCTCGACGCGCTGCGCACCCCGGGCAAGGCGACCCTGCTCTTCGTCGGCCGGCTGGAGCAGCGCAAGGGGCTGCCCACCCTGCTCGACGCCTACGCGGAGGTGCGCCGGCGGCGGCACGACGTGCGCCTGGTGGTGGTCGGCGACGGCGCGATGCGCTGGGGCTACGAGCGCTACGTCGAGTCCGAGGGCATCCCCGACGTCAGCTTCCTCGGCCACGTCGAGTCGGCGCTGCTGCCGCGCTGCTACACCTCCGCCGACATCTTCTGCTCGCCGGCCCTGGGCGGCGAGAGCTTCGGCATCGTCCTCCTCGAGGCGATGTCGAGCGGCGTGCCGGTGCTCGCCTCCGACATCCCCGGATTCCGCCAGGTGATCACACCCGGCCGGGACGGGATCCTGCTCCCCCGCGACGAGTCCGAGGCCTGGACGCGGGCCATCCTCGACCTGCTCGACAAGCCCGGCACCTGCCGGAGCCTGTCCGAGCAGGGTCTGCTCACCTCCCGACGGTACGACTGGGCGCGCATCGTCGACGCGGTCCTCGAGGTCTATTCGGAGGCGCGCGCCCGGGCGCGCCTGCACATGGTGGCTGCCGGTGTTCACGACTCGGTTCCAGGACTGGGTTAGGGCCGGCGCCCGCCGGCTGGTCCGGCTGCTCGGCCTCGACCGCCTCAATCCCAACACCATCACCGTGGTGGGGCTGCTGATCAACGCCGTCAGCGGCGTGCTCATCGCCGCCGGCCAGCTCATCGTCGGCGGTGTCGTGCTGCTCCTGGCGAGCCTCTTCGACGTCCTCGACGGTGCGGTCGCCCGGGTGACCGGGAAGGTGTACCGGTACGGCGCCTTCCTCGACTCCACCACCGATCGCTACGCCGAGGGCTTCACCTACATCGGGCTGCTCTGGTACTTCCTGTTCAACGGCCACCACACCGTCGAGCCGATGCTGGTGATCGCCGCGCTCACCGGCTCGCTGCTGGTGTCGTACGTGCGGGCGCGGGCACAGTCGCTCGGCTTCGTCTGCGACGGCGGCCTGCTCGCCCGTCCCGAGCGGGTGGTCTTCACCGTGATCGGCCTGCTGGTGCCGCCGCTGCTGCTGCCCGTCCTCTGGATCCTCGCCCTGCTCACCAACATCACCGCGGTGCAGCGCATCTGGTTCGTCTGGCGGCAGTCGCGGCAGACCGCGGCGGTGGACTGAATGGGCCGTCTCCGGGCCCTGCTCGCCTGGCTGCGCTGGGAGATGACCCGCGAGATCGAGGTGGACGGGGTCATCCGCCTGATCATCCTGGAGCGGTTCATCAAGGGCGGGGTGCTGCTCTTCGGCGGCATCGTCCTGGTCGCCGTCGGCAGCACCACCGACCTGCACCGCATCGCCGAGGACCTCCAGGTGCAGCTCGTCCTCGAGCCCGGGCGTCACCTCTGGCGCCGCATCCTCACCTGGGTGCTCGCGCGACTCGGGTCGCACCCCGACGCCATCGGCGTCGCCGCCATCCTCTACGGGCTGCTGGAGTGCGTCGAGGGGGTTGGGCTGACCCTCCGCAAGCGCTGGGCCGAGTACCTGGTGGTGCTCGCCACCTCCGCCTTCCTCCCCCTCGAGATCTCCGAGGTGCTCCGCCGCGTCACCCCGCTGAAGGTGGTCGCGCTGCTGGTGAACATCGCCATCGTCGTCTACCTGGTGTGGCGCAAGCGGCTGTTCATGGAGCGGCCGCACCCGGCCGAGCCGGCGGCGGCGTAGGCGCAATACACTCTCGCCGTGGACCTGGGACTGCGCGGCCGCGCCGCCTTCGTGGCGGCGTCGAGCCAGGGGATGGGGCGGGCGACCGCCGAGTGCTTCGCCGCCGAGGGCGCCGACGTCGGCATGTGCGCCCGGGGCGCCGAGGCGCTGGAGGAGGCGGCGGCCGCGGTGCGCGCCCACGGGGTCCGGGCCGTCACCCGGGTGGCCGACCTCGCCGAGGCCGCCGAGGCGGGGCCGGCCCTCGAGGCGGTGGCCGGCGAGCTGGGCCGGCTCGACGCCCTGGTGGTGAATGCCGGCGGCCCGCCGCCGGGCGTCTTCCGCCAGCTCGACGACGCCGCCTGGCAGCGTGCCCACGACCTCACCCTGATGAGCGCGGTGCGGCTGGTGCGTGCCGCGCTGCCGTGGCTGGAGCGCTCCGACGCGGGCAGCGTGCTGTTCATCTCCTCCCTCTCGATCCGCCAGCCGATCGGCAACCTGGTGCTCAGCAACGCGGTGCGCGCCGCCGTGCTCGGCCTCGCCAAGTCGCTCGCCACCGAGATCGCGCCGGTGCGCGTCAACACGCTGATGCCGGGGATGGTGCGCACCGGTCGCGCGCTGGCGCTGGCCCGGGCGCGCGCCGCCGAGGGACAGAGCGCCGACGAGGTGATGGCGGCGCAGGCGCAGTCGATCCCGCTGCGCCGCTATGGCGAGCCTGATGAGTTCGCGCGGGTTGCGGTGTTCATCTCGTCGCCGGCCGCGTCCTACGTCACCGGCGCGAACATTCCCGTCGACGGGGGCATCATCCAGGCGCCCTAGCGGACATGACTGTCCTGAACAGGCGCAGCTGACGGCGGTGTAGGTTGACAGTTCGGTCAGCCCTGAGTAGGCTCGGCCCGGCTCACAGTAGCGCGCGACGGGGGACCGAGATGAACGTGTGGACGCGCCGGGGTGCGCTCAAGAGCGGGGTCGCACTCCTCGCCGGGGCGGTCGGTCTCGAGGTCGTCGGCCGGGCCCGCGACGGAGCCGCCGCCGAGCTCGCGCTGCCGCTTCCGGCGGTGCCGCCCGCCGCCTCCACCGTGGTCCTCCACGCCCGCCGCCTGCGGGCGGTTCCGGTGGGTGGACGGCCGGGCATGCCGGTCGAGCACGGGGCGCGCCTGACCCTCCTCGCCGACCTCGTCGACGCCGGCGGGGCGGTTGTCGGCAGCCTCACCGGGGTCTCCCACTGCACCGTGGCACCGCTCTCCTCCGACGACTGGCCGGTGGGGGCGATCGAGACCCACACCCTGTCACTCCGCGACGGCACCATCCTGGGGATGGGCACCGCCCCGGCGGTCGCCTGGGGAACCGGCGCCTTCGCGGTGGTGGGGGGCACCGGCCGCTACGCCGGGGCCACCGGCAGCTACGTCGCCGAGCAGCAGAACGACGCCGCCGGCGGGCGCGGATGCGCCCGCTACACCCTGACGCTCACCGCCGCGGAGGACCATCAGCGTGGCATTTGACGCCTTCCTCAAGCTCGTGCCCGCCGCCGCCGCCCAGCCGGCTCCCACCGGCGAGAGCCAGGATGCGAAGCACCCGGGGGAGATCCCGATCTCCGGCTACAACCTCGGCATCACCCAGCACATCACCCAGGGTTCGGCCAGTGCCGGAGCCGGCGCCGGCAAGGCCACCTTCACCGACTTCAGCTTCACGACCCCCGTCAGCAAGGCCTCGCCGCTGCTCTTCCAGGCGTGCGCGGCGGGCGCGCGCTTCTCCCAGGCGATCGTCAGCCTGCGCAAGGCAGGTGGTGCCAGCAAGGGTGCGGGGTTCGACTTCCTCAAGATCACCATGAACGGCGTCTTCGTCAGCGGCTACAGCTCGGGAGGCGCCGCCGGTGACGAGTCTCCGCACGACGACGTCCACCTGAGCTGCGCGGGCATGCACTTCGACTACACCCCGCAGCGGCCGGACGGCAGCGCCGACACCCCGGTCAAGGGCGGCTGGGACATCACCAAGAACGTTCCCGCCTAGGTCAGCCGGGGAGCAGGAACCCCTGCTCGACCAGGCTCCGGGTGACCTGGAGGGCGCCGGGCAGCAGGGTGTCGAGCTCCACACCGAGGTCGCGGGACAGGTCGGCGAGCAGCTCGCCGAGCGGGGCGGCGCCGGTGCAGCGGCCCAGCAGCATCGCGCCGTGGGGGTCGATGACCCCCTGGTAGCCGAGGCCGCGCACCAGCCGGACGCTGGTCCGCTCGACCTCCCAGCCCTCGGCGCCGGGGGTGCAGCTCTGCTCCAGGCATGCGTCCGGGGACAGCCGCAGCCGCGCCGAGAGCAGCGCCTCCTCGCCGGGCAGGCGATCCAGAAGGTCGCGGAGGGCGAAGCCGCGCAGGATCTGGTCGCCGCAGTCGCCGGGGACGCGGGTGACCGCCTGCTCGGCGCGGAACCACGGGCTGCGGCCCTCCTCGGCACGCCGCAGCACCAGCAACCCGCTGCCCATGGCGGCGATGCCGCGGCGCCGGTAGTGATCCATCCAGGTCTCGAAGAGATCCTCGTGGCGATGCGGCGGCTCGGTGTGGGTGATCCACACGGTCGCGTACACCTCGGGCTCCTGGATCTCCGCGCACATCGCCCAGGCGTCGCAGCCGGTGTCCGCGCACCACTCTCCGACCACCTCGCTCCAGTTGCCGCCGGCGGGCACCGCGAAGTTGCAGAGGAGCTGGCAGAAGCCGCCGGGCTCGAGGTGCGCCGCCCCCTCGCGCACCACCTGGCGGCAGAGCGCGTCGCCCTCGACGTCGGCGTCGCGATAGAGGTAGGCGCGCTCCGGCGAGATCACGAAGGGCGGGTTGGAGACGACCAGGTCGAAGCGCTCGCCGGCGACCGGACCGAAGAGATCGCCGTGGCGCGCCTCGACGTTGCCGGCGGCGTTGAGCGCGGCGTTGAAGGCGGCGAAGGCCACCGCCCGCGGGTTGCGGTCGGCGGCGACCACGGCGTCGCTGTGGGGAGCGGCGAGCAGCGCCTGGATCCCGGAGCCGGTGCCGAGGTCCAGGGTGCGGCGGCTGTGGCGGCGCACGGTGAGCTCCGCCAGGGTGATCGAGCTGCTGCCCACGCCCATCACGAAGTCGCCGCGGAGGGGGTCGTCGAGGCCGCGGGGCGGATCGGCGGCGAGGAGCAGGTCGTTGTGGGGGCGCAGCCGCACCAGCGGGCGGACGCTGCCGCCGTCCTCGGTCACCAGGCCGGCGCGCGCCCAGTCGCCGAGCCGGGTCGGCGCCACCGCGGCACGGAACGCGCCGTCGGTGACCGGCTCGCCGAGGATCAGGAGCCGCACCAGCGTCTCCAGCGGCGAGCCGCCCCGGGTTCGGTGCAGCAGCATCCGGCGCTGGATCCCCAGCACCTCGGGCAGGCGCGGCAGGCCGAGGGCGGAGAGCACCGACGGCTCGGAGTAGCCGGCGGCGTCGAGCACCTCGCGGAGCCGGCGGGGGTCGCCACTCGGAGCCTGGGTCACCGGCGCATTATCGGCGGCCCCGCCCGGCTCAGCGGGCCCCGGCGCGCCCCCGCTGGAGGCGGCGCCAGAGCGCCAGGCTGCTCAGGTACGCGACCGCGAAGCCGGCGGCGGCGGCGAGGGTGACCCGGCCGGCGTCGGTGCGCGCCCCCGCCGAGGTGGTGGCGAGGAGGCCGCGCACGCCGCCCTGCGGGCTCGCCACCGTCGCGGCCAGCGGAGGCGGGCCGGTGACGGTGCGCAGCGGGTGGGTGGTCTCGTCGTAGGGAACGGTGCTGGTGCTCGGCACCACCGGCGCCACCGGCGCCACCGGAGCCGCGGTCGCCGCCGGCGCGGTCAGCGGGGGGGCGGTCTGGACGCTGGCGGGCGCGGGCGCCGCCGCGGTCACCGGCGGCACCTGGGCACGGGGCGCGGACCGCACCGGGGCGGGGACGGGTGCGGGGGCGCAGCCGCCGCTGCGGCCCAGCGCGCGGTCGACGCGCAGCGCTCCGCCGGGGCCCTCGGTTCCCTGGATGCGGTCGTAGGCCTGCTGGTTGGTCAGCCCGGTGCTCATCAGCAGCGCCAGGGCGCCGGCGACGTGAGGCGTGGCCATCGAGGTTCCGGTCAGCCAGGCGTAGGCGCCGCCGGTGTAGGTGGAGATGATCCCGGTGCCCACGTTGGTGCCGCTGAGGTTCTCGCCGCCGGCGGCGAAGACGTTGACCCCGCCGGTGGGGCTGTACGACGCCACCCCGCCGCCCTGGCTCAGGGCGCCGACCACCATCGCCTGGCGATCCATCTGCGCGTAGCCGCTGGTGCCCGGCTGGTCGCCCGCGGCGACGGCGACGCCGAGGCCGTGGGCGTACGCGTCGGAGATCGCCGCGGCCACCTCCGGCGGCGTGGTCCCGTTGGTGGCGCCGACGCTGACGTTCAGCACCACCGGTCCACGCCAGGAGGGCGCCACCTGGTTGGTGATGTAGCTGATCGCGGTGGCGAGGTCGGTGGAGGTGCCCTGGCCGCCGCCGAAGAGCATCTGGACCGAGTAGATCCGCGCGTCGGGTGCGGCGCCGCTCATGCCCACGCCGTTGTTGCTGTCGGCGGCGGCGATGCCGGCCACGTGGGTGGCGTGGCCGTGGTCGGTGGGCGCCTCGCCCGGCACCACCTGGCCGTTCTGCACCACCATCGAGCCCGCCGCCTTGCCGGCGAGGTCGGGATGGCCGAAGTCGACGCCGCCGTCGATGACGGCGATGAGCGCGCCCGCCCCGGAGGAGGCGCACCACGCGGCGGGGAACCCCGCCTGGGTCAGGCCCCACTGCCGGCCGGCGGTGAACCAGGGGTCGTTGGGTGCGCTGGTCGCCGCCGCGGCGGTGATCGCCTGGCCGGCGAGGAGCACGCAGGCCGCGCCCACCACGGTGCCGGCGGCACGACGACGCATTCCACCCGTCCCTCTCATCAACTGAGGGAAACGCCCCGACCCCCCCTTTTCTGGCGGTCGGGCCGCGACTCCGCCGCGCTGCGCCAGAATGGCGCCCATGCACGTGCTCGGGCACGTCCCCGTCGCGACCCGGCTCGACCGTGCGGTCCGCGACGGGAGCCTTGCCCACGCCACCCTCCTGGCAGGCCCCGACGGCGTGGGCAAGACCACCCTCGCCGAGGTCGTGGCCGCCGCCGTGCTCGACGCCGCCGCCTGGCCCGGGGGCCTCCGCGCCCACCCCGACCACTGGCTCGAGGACT
This genomic stretch from Candidatus Dormiibacterota bacterium harbors:
- a CDS encoding glycosyltransferase family 4 protein, with the translated sequence MKICLVSPYDYTHPGGVSEHVRHLAAELRSRDHLVTVMAPSNEVDDDNDIPGYVRIGRSVPMPGNGSVARIALSFHLVRRVRQLLDAEGFDVVHYHEPLVPALPITVLRFHRGANVGTFHAFQRRNLGYYYGRPFLKRYFKRLHSCIAVSAPARDFVSRYFAGDYHVVPNGIDTSRFRAGLEPLDALRTPGKATLLFVGRLEQRKGLPTLLDAYAEVRRRRHDVRLVVVGDGAMRWGYERYVESEGIPDVSFLGHVESALLPRCYTSADIFCSPALGGESFGIVLLEAMSSGVPVLASDIPGFRQVITPGRDGILLPRDESEAWTRAILDLLDKPGTCRSLSEQGLLTSRRYDWARIVDAVLEVYSEARARARLHMVAAGVHDSVPGLG
- a CDS encoding CDP-alcohol phosphatidyltransferase family protein; this translates as MFTTRFQDWVRAGARRLVRLLGLDRLNPNTITVVGLLINAVSGVLIAAGQLIVGGVVLLLASLFDVLDGAVARVTGKVYRYGAFLDSTTDRYAEGFTYIGLLWYFLFNGHHTVEPMLVIAALTGSLLVSYVRARAQSLGFVCDGGLLARPERVVFTVIGLLVPPLLLPVLWILALLTNITAVQRIWFVWRQSRQTAAVD
- a CDS encoding DUF2127 domain-containing protein, whose amino-acid sequence is MGRLRALLAWLRWEMTREIEVDGVIRLIILERFIKGGVLLFGGIVLVAVGSTTDLHRIAEDLQVQLVLEPGRHLWRRILTWVLARLGSHPDAIGVAAILYGLLECVEGVGLTLRKRWAEYLVVLATSAFLPLEISEVLRRVTPLKVVALLVNIAIVVYLVWRKRLFMERPHPAEPAAA
- a CDS encoding SDR family oxidoreductase yields the protein MDLGLRGRAAFVAASSQGMGRATAECFAAEGADVGMCARGAEALEEAAAAVRAHGVRAVTRVADLAEAAEAGPALEAVAGELGRLDALVVNAGGPPPGVFRQLDDAAWQRAHDLTLMSAVRLVRAALPWLERSDAGSVLFISSLSIRQPIGNLVLSNAVRAAVLGLAKSLATEIAPVRVNTLMPGMVRTGRALALARARAAEGQSADEVMAAQAQSIPLRRYGEPDEFARVAVFISSPAASYVTGANIPVDGGIIQAP
- a CDS encoding type VI secretion system tube protein Hcp, with the protein product MAFDAFLKLVPAAAAQPAPTGESQDAKHPGEIPISGYNLGITQHITQGSASAGAGAGKATFTDFSFTTPVSKASPLLFQACAAGARFSQAIVSLRKAGGASKGAGFDFLKITMNGVFVSGYSSGGAAGDESPHDDVHLSCAGMHFDYTPQRPDGSADTPVKGGWDITKNVPA
- a CDS encoding methyltransferase, with the translated sequence MTQAPSGDPRRLREVLDAAGYSEPSVLSALGLPRLPEVLGIQRRMLLHRTRGGSPLETLVRLLILGEPVTDGAFRAAVAPTRLGDWARAGLVTEDGGSVRPLVRLRPHNDLLLAADPPRGLDDPLRGDFVMGVGSSSITLAELTVRRHSRRTLDLGTGSGIQALLAAPHSDAVVAADRNPRAVAFAAFNAALNAAGNVEARHGDLFGPVAGERFDLVVSNPPFVISPERAYLYRDADVEGDALCRQVVREGAAHLEPGGFCQLLCNFAVPAGGNWSEVVGEWCADTGCDAWAMCAEIQEPEVYATVWITHTEPPHRHEDLFETWMDHYRRRGIAAMGSGLLVLRRAEEGRSPWFRAEQAVTRVPGDCGDQILRGFALRDLLDRLPGEEALLSARLRLSPDACLEQSCTPGAEGWEVERTSVRLVRGLGYQGVIDPHGAMLLGRCTGAAPLGELLADLSRDLGVELDTLLPGALQVTRSLVEQGFLLPG
- a CDS encoding S8 family serine peptidase; the protein is MRRRAAGTVVGAACVLLAGQAITAAAATSAPNDPWFTAGRQWGLTQAGFPAAWCASSGAGALIAVIDGGVDFGHPDLAGKAAGSMVVQNGQVVPGEAPTDHGHATHVAGIAAADSNNGVGMSGAAPDARIYSVQMLFGGGQGTSTDLATAISYITNQVAPSWRGPVVLNVSVGATNGTTPPEVAAAISDAYAHGLGVAVAAGDQPGTSGYAQMDRQAMVVGALSQGGGVASYSPTGGVNVFAAGGENLSGTNVGTGIISTYTGGAYAWLTGTSMATPHVAGALALLMSTGLTNQQAYDRIQGTEGPGGALRVDRALGRSGGCAPAPVPAPVRSAPRAQVPPVTAAAPAPASVQTAPPLTAPAATAAPVAPVAPVVPSTSTVPYDETTHPLRTVTGPPPLAATVASPQGGVRGLLATTSAGARTDAGRVTLAAAAGFAVAYLSSLALWRRLQRGRAGAR